The following proteins are encoded in a genomic region of Acipenser ruthenus chromosome 4, fAciRut3.2 maternal haplotype, whole genome shotgun sequence:
- the LOC117399780 gene encoding insulin-like growth factor-binding protein 1, which yields MSGSLLNYTWQAVVIYFLLAPSHGPCLLAAEPIRCSPCTAEKLLGCPAVPTGCVEVARERVCGCCTTCALQKGDLCGLYTAGCGSSLRCYPREGDSRPLHSLTRGQAICMEPAEVARIQDSQTLENKGLTENDNTEDTSVYRDPHSLHNRLMPPLGHVTHEKPFDPRNTADAQESTKAKNKAFRKKAVEQGPCHIELSRELDKIAKSQQKMGEKFNRFHLPNCDRHGFYRAKQCEASLDGERGKCWCVYPWNGKSIPGSPEVRGDPECQQYLALQEQDQTR from the exons ATGAGTGGATCATTGCTAAACTACACCTGGCAAGCTGTTGTGATATATTTCCTTTTGGCCCCGTCACACGGGCCGTGCCTGCTAGCAGCCGAACCTATCCGTTGTTCCCCCTGTACAGCGGAGAAGTTACTTGGATGTCCGGCGGTGCCAACTGGCTGTGTGGAGGTGGCCCGAGAGCGAGTCTGCGGATGCTGTACAACATGCGCGTTGCAGAAAGGGGACTTGTGTGGGTTGTACACAGCTGGATGCGGCTCTAGCTTGCGTTGTTACCCTCGAGAGGGAGACTCGCGTCCTCTTCACTCATTGACACGAGGACAAGCTATTTGTATGGAGCCAGCAGAAGTGGCCAGGATCCAGGATTCACAAACTTTAG aaaacaaGGGCCTGACAGAAAATGACAATACTGAAGATACATCTGTGTACAGGGACCCACATTCCCTACACAATCGACTTATGCCGCCACTGGGCCATGTCACACATGAGAAGCCATTTGACCCAAGGAATACTGCTGATGCCCAGGAGAGCACGAAAGCCAAGAACAAAGCATTCCGAAAGAAAGCTGTAGAACAG GGTCCATGCCATATTGAACTAAGCAGAGAGCTTGATAAAATAGCAAAATCTCAACAGAAAATGGGTGAAAAATTCAACAGGTTTCACCTTCCCAACTGTGATAGACATGGCTTCTATCGTGCAAAGCAG TGTGAGGCATCCCTGGATGGTGAGCGGGGGAAGTGCTGGTGTGTCTACCCTTGGAACGGAAAAAGTATCCCAGGATCACCGGAGGTTAGAGGAGACCCGGAGTGTCAGCAGTACCTGGCTTTGCAAGAACAAGACCAAACTCGCTAA